Proteins encoded together in one Microplitis mediator isolate UGA2020A chromosome 7, iyMicMedi2.1, whole genome shotgun sequence window:
- the LOC130671186 gene encoding uncharacterized protein LOC130671186, giving the protein MRRFRSQQLMGQLSSHRVSPSLVFENIGVDYAVPVSLKFYQGRGTRCFKGWIAVFVCLSTSTVHLEFVTDYSAEGFLKAFRRFTSRRGICRTLRSDCGTNFKGADIILKQLLTGALKESSHLQQHLANDGTHWLFNPPRVPHMGGKWEAALKSIEYHLQRTIADTLLTYEDFSTFLI; this is encoded by the coding sequence ATGCGGAGATTCAGATCTCAACAGCTTATGGGTCAACTTTCATCTCATCGAGTCTCACCATCTCTCGTCTTCGAAAACATTGGAGTCGATTACGCAGTTCCAGTGTCTCTGAAGTTTTACCAAGGTCGCGGTACCAGATGCTTCAAGGGCTGGATTGCTGTCTTTGTGTGTCTCTCAACATCAACCGTTCATCTGGAGTTTGTCACCGACTACTCCGCTGAAGGCTTTCTCAAGGCATTCCGCCGTTTCACTAGTCGACGGGGAATTTGCCGAACACTTCGAAGTGACTGTGGCACAAACTTCAAGGGTGCTGATATAATTCTCAAGCAACTTCTCACCGGTGCTCTCAAAGAATCATCTCATCTACAGCAGCATCTTGCCAATGACGGAACTCATTGGTTATTCAACCCACCTAGAGTTCCTCATATGGGCGGTAAATGGGAAGCTGCCTTAAAATCAATTGAGTATCATCTTCAGAGAACCATCGCTGATACACTGCTTACCTATGAAGATTTCTCAACGTTTCTTATCTAA